Part of the Bacteroidales bacterium genome is shown below.
TCCCCCAGTATTATTATGCAGATGTAAAGAATACGGTTAAATTCGACTATGTTATGATCCCTATTCTGGCACAGTATACACTCCATCTGGGTAACTCACCATGGAGTGTTTATATCAATGCCGGCCCTTATGTATCTTTTCTTGTAAACGGGGAACAGGCATCCAAAGGAACCAGTAGCCTGTATGCCGATGCAAACGGACAAACATTAATGTGGAATTTACTGGATGCACAAACACAGCAACAGATTTCTACCGCTTTACCCGATTTTGCAAATACGCTTCAAAATTCCGTCCCGTTTGGAGATACCAATATCACCGGAGAGATGAAAAGTACCAATTTTGGGGTTACCGGAAATATCGGTATTAAATACGAATGCGGACGAAACTCATTCTTCGTTGAAGGAGGTGGGAATTACGGATTCCTTACCATACAGCAGAACAGCCAGAATGGCACCAACCGGTTATGTGCCATATCTGTGATGGCTGGATATGCTTTTTCCATGTTTTAGGGGTTAGGGTTAATTATATTCATTGATGCGGGCTCCAACCGGGGTCCGCATTTTTTATTGTTCTTTCTTAAAAAAATATAAAATGAAAAGGCCGGATCAAATAAAACCCCTATATTTGAAGAAGTGTTTCTTAATTTCAATAACAGATATCAATGAATACAAACAGACGTAATTTCATCAAAACTACCGCCATAGCAGCGGGCATGATGGGAGTCGGTTCAATGTCCGATGTGATGGCTGCTCCTGCTAAAAAAAACAAAAAAGTATCGCTCAACATCTCGTTTCAGGAAGGAATAGCTCCCGGTAAAGACCTGAATGAAAAACTTGACTACATGGAAAAATTAGGCATTGTCGGTTTTGAACCCGGAGGCCGTGGTTTATCCAAAAGAATCAATGAAATACAACAGGCATTAAGGGGCCGTAACATTAAAGTAAGTGCTATTTGTGCAGGTTTCTCGGGCTGGCTGATCGCAGAAGATGCTGCCAAGCGAAAAGAATGTATGGATACCTCCAAAGAAATTATGGCCGCCGGCGGAGAACTGGGATCGGTAGGAATGATCCTTGTTCCTGGATTTAACGGGCAACAGCCTTCTTTACAAATGCCTAAAGCTCGTGAAGTGTTGATGGAACAACTCAAAGAATTAGGTGAATTTGCGGTAAAACATAATACAAGCCTGATACTTGAGCCGCTGAACCGGAAAGAAGCCTGGTTTCTGCGCCTGGTAGCCGATGCGGCAGCCATGTGTAAAGACTCCGGTAGCCCTGGCATCACCTGTCTTGGTGACTTCTGGCACATGACCTGGGAAGAGACCAGCGATTACGGAGCATTGATGTCCGGAGGAAAATACCTGAGCCACATGCATATTGCCAGTCGTGGAAATCGGAAAATGCCGGGTGAAGACGGTGACGTAGATAATTACGTAGACGGATTTAAGGCATTAAAAGAATTGAATTACCAGGGCTATGTAAGCTTCGAATGTGGGACTAACGGAAAACGTGAAGAAACTGTACCTGCAGCCGTGAACCTCCTGAGGGAACAATGGAAAAAAGCCTGATAGCTTAACGCAAATCTAATAAGGCAATCCTGCCTTACAAAAGAAGACAGGATTGCCTTTCGCACAATCATACATCAACCAATCAAAACTTTAAGATCATGAAGAGAAAACTAAGAATGGGAATGGTAGGAGGTGGCAGCGATGCC
Proteins encoded:
- a CDS encoding PorT family protein encodes the protein MKKTILYTMIACLMLVSSGYTSFAQDVKVGLRGGVNFPTITSGGTKSPASDGYSSRTAFGTGIFTEIQFKKSFSLRWGVEYSGQGGKKNGMQAFPTSRMMTEMISGMGMGADENVIGMLMGLPLPQYYYADVKNTVKFDYVMIPILAQYTLHLGNSPWSVYINAGPYVSFLVNGEQASKGTSSLYADANGQTLMWNLLDAQTQQQISTALPDFANTLQNSVPFGDTNITGEMKSTNFGVTGNIGIKYECGRNSFFVEGGGNYGFLTIQQNSQNGTNRLCAISVMAGYAFSMF
- a CDS encoding sugar phosphate isomerase/epimerase, whose translation is MNTNRRNFIKTTAIAAGMMGVGSMSDVMAAPAKKNKKVSLNISFQEGIAPGKDLNEKLDYMEKLGIVGFEPGGRGLSKRINEIQQALRGRNIKVSAICAGFSGWLIAEDAAKRKECMDTSKEIMAAGGELGSVGMILVPGFNGQQPSLQMPKAREVLMEQLKELGEFAVKHNTSLILEPLNRKEAWFLRLVADAAAMCKDSGSPGITCLGDFWHMTWEETSDYGALMSGGKYLSHMHIASRGNRKMPGEDGDVDNYVDGFKALKELNYQGYVSFECGTNGKREETVPAAVNLLREQWKKA